A single region of the Selenomonas sp. oral taxon 920 genome encodes:
- a CDS encoding Asp23/Gls24 family envelope stress response protein: MDNEKNAVKKETGLGTIRVADEVVSIIAGLATTEVEGIAGMSGGIAGGIAEILGRKNFSKGVKVEVGEKEAAVDLYIIVKYGIRIPEVALAAQENVKRAIETMTGLAVIEVNVHVQGVGFPEEEPKVEEARVR; encoded by the coding sequence ATGGACAACGAGAAGAATGCAGTAAAGAAGGAAACAGGGCTGGGCACGATCCGCGTGGCGGACGAGGTCGTCAGCATCATCGCGGGGCTTGCGACGACAGAGGTCGAGGGCATTGCAGGGATGAGCGGCGGCATTGCCGGCGGCATTGCCGAGATCCTCGGGCGCAAGAATTTCTCGAAGGGCGTCAAGGTTGAGGTCGGTGAGAAGGAAGCTGCCGTCGATCTCTATATCATTGTGAAGTACGGCATCCGTATCCCTGAGGTTGCTCTCGCTGCACAGGAGAACGTCAAGCGCGCAATCGAGACGATGACAGGGCTGGCGGTGATCGAGGTCAATGTGCATGTGCAGGGCGTTGGCTTCCCCGAGGAGGAGCCGAAGGTTGAGGAAGCGCGTGTACGCTGA
- a CDS encoding polyprenyl synthetase family protein, whose translation MKELWKKRQMLVERALREELTKTPILDDTLRASMEYSLMAGGKRLRPILLMAAADAVGADGTKFLPVACALEMIHTYSLIHDDLPAMDNDDLRRGKPTNHVVYGDGIAILAGDALLTLAFTVILRQKDVAAEALLRVADEISRAAGAEGMVGGQVLDLEAENRQITMEELRRVHMGKTGALFHAALRSGAILAGASEEQLAALTLYADHFGLAFQITDDILDVIGTAEDIGKPVGSDEKNHKSTYVSLTSLAEAQELARRTAAEAEAALRIFGDEASFLRDLVAYLVNRKQ comes from the coding sequence ATGAAGGAACTCTGGAAAAAGCGGCAGATGTTGGTAGAGCGTGCTCTGCGGGAGGAACTCACAAAGACTCCTATACTGGACGATACGCTGCGTGCGTCGATGGAGTACAGCCTCATGGCAGGCGGGAAACGGCTGCGTCCGATCCTCCTGATGGCGGCGGCGGATGCCGTTGGTGCAGATGGAACGAAGTTCCTGCCTGTTGCGTGCGCACTCGAGATGATTCATACGTATTCGCTCATTCACGATGATCTGCCCGCGATGGACAATGATGATCTGCGGCGCGGCAAGCCGACAAATCACGTCGTATACGGCGACGGCATTGCGATTCTTGCGGGGGATGCACTCCTCACGCTTGCATTCACCGTGATCCTGCGGCAGAAGGATGTAGCCGCCGAGGCACTCCTGCGTGTGGCGGACGAGATCAGCCGCGCCGCCGGTGCCGAGGGCATGGTCGGCGGGCAGGTACTTGATCTCGAGGCGGAGAACCGTCAGATCACGATGGAGGAACTGCGCCGCGTGCATATGGGCAAGACGGGGGCACTTTTTCATGCGGCGCTGCGCAGTGGTGCGATCCTCGCGGGTGCATCGGAGGAGCAGCTTGCGGCGCTGACACTGTATGCCGATCATTTCGGCTTGGCGTTCCAGATCACGGACGACATTCTCGATGTCATCGGGACAGCAGAGGACATCGGCAAGCCGGTTGGCAGCGATGAGAAGAACCATAAGTCGACCTATGTGAGCCTGACCTCTCTCGCGGAGGCGCAGGAACTTGCACGCCGTACAGCAGCAGAGGCGGAGGCGGCACTTAGGATCTTTGGCGATGAGGCTTCCTTCCTGCGCGACCTCGTAGCGTATCTGGTCAATCGGAAGCAGTAG
- a CDS encoding acylphosphatase, giving the protein MSAVIRRYACAAGRVQGVGFRMFVRQQAVMNDITGWVMNMEDGTVTMELQGAEPAVEAAFAAMRAGNYFIRVERLDIEEREPVDGERDFSIKY; this is encoded by the coding sequence ATGAGCGCTGTGATTCGCCGCTATGCGTGCGCTGCAGGGCGTGTGCAGGGCGTGGGGTTCCGTATGTTCGTCCGTCAGCAGGCGGTGATGAACGACATCACGGGCTGGGTGATGAATATGGAGGACGGAACGGTGACAATGGAGCTGCAGGGGGCGGAGCCTGCGGTCGAAGCTGCGTTTGCCGCGATGCGTGCGGGGAATTATTTTATCCGCGTAGAGCGTCTGGACATCGAGGAACGTGAACCCGTGGATGGTGAGCGAGACTTTTCCATCAAATACTAG
- the aroQ gene encoding type II 3-dehydroquinate dehydratase yields MGKILVLNGPNLNLLGTREPEIYGAQTLADINERLRRRAEEAGHTIEFMQSNHEGVLVDAIQAARGTVDYIILNAAAFTHYSIAIRDAIAAVEVPVIEVHLSNIHRREEFRHKSVIAPVVLGQIAGLGAESYMAALEAILCRMGGVRQI; encoded by the coding sequence ATGGGGAAAATACTGGTACTGAACGGACCCAATCTCAACCTGCTCGGCACGCGTGAGCCGGAGATCTACGGCGCGCAGACGCTCGCAGACATCAATGAGCGTCTGCGCCGCCGCGCCGAGGAGGCGGGGCACACAATCGAGTTTATGCAGTCGAATCATGAGGGCGTGCTCGTGGATGCGATTCAGGCGGCGCGCGGAACGGTGGACTACATCATCTTGAATGCCGCTGCGTTTACGCATTACAGCATCGCGATTCGCGACGCGATTGCAGCGGTGGAGGTGCCCGTCATCGAGGTGCATCTCTCGAATATTCACCGGCGTGAGGAGTTCCGCCACAAGTCTGTCATCGCACCCGTCGTCCTCGGACAGATTGCAGGACTTGGCGCGGAGAGCTATATGGCGGCACTTGAGGCGATTCTCTGCCGGATGGGAGGCGTGCGGCAAATATGA
- the nusB gene encoding transcription antitermination factor NusB → MSRRHAREAALLTLFQLEFGADDATAENASDLAIDEVDGIKEKDLPYAHALVQGTRAHLTEIDEEIARLAKEWKLHRMPAVDRNLIRMAYYEMRYQEEGIDPPIAINEAVELAKKYGSDDASRYVNGILAAMQKSV, encoded by the coding sequence ATGAGCCGAAGGCACGCGCGTGAGGCCGCGCTTTTGACCCTGTTCCAGTTGGAGTTCGGTGCGGACGATGCAACTGCGGAGAATGCGAGTGATCTCGCAATCGACGAGGTGGATGGGATCAAGGAGAAGGATCTGCCGTATGCGCATGCGCTCGTCCAAGGAACGCGTGCCCATCTGACTGAGATTGACGAAGAGATTGCACGCCTTGCGAAGGAGTGGAAACTCCACCGCATGCCAGCAGTAGATCGCAATCTCATCCGCATGGCGTATTACGAAATGCGCTATCAAGAGGAAGGCATCGATCCGCCGATTGCGATCAATGAGGCAGTCGAACTGGCAAAAAAATACGGCTCGGATGATGCGAGCCGCTATGTAAACGGAATCCTTGCTGCAATGCAAAAATCTGTTTGA
- a CDS encoding DUF2273 domain-containing protein: protein MKENILLLLQDQWEHHRSRTVGLLLGALFGICVLIFGFWHIVFVILCAAIGMYIGLRAERVGGWAELIDTSVLSRLFRRMS, encoded by the coding sequence ATGAAGGAAAATATACTGCTCCTCCTGCAGGATCAATGGGAACATCACCGTAGTCGGACGGTGGGGCTGCTGCTCGGAGCACTGTTCGGCATCTGTGTCCTGATCTTTGGGTTTTGGCATATTGTCTTTGTCATTCTCTGTGCAGCGATCGGTATGTATATCGGACTGCGGGCAGAGCGTGTCGGCGGCTGGGCGGAACTGATTGATACGTCTGTCCTGAGCCGGCTGTTTCGGAGGATGTCATGA
- a CDS encoding NAD(+)/NADH kinase, which produces MMTVAVFPNLIKPETSAVLRRICAFFAARGARIMLPRARAAEFGMADCGVDGIERLPADVALSLGGDGTLLGICRRYAENPVPVCGINMGTLGFMADIEQNELEERLEKLCMGDYHVEWRRFLAGYVTKPDGAEHFLGLAINDIVVMKGDPARIISLGLVVNDTPLVECKADGFIVASPTGSTAYSLSAGGPIMNPMVKGIVLTPICPHTLNIRPLIIREEDAVHIHLVDTRQSIIVTLDGQETTPIHPDDTVTVKCSDVRAGIVKFEDKDYYQILRTKLWKNC; this is translated from the coding sequence TTGATGACGGTTGCGGTTTTTCCAAATTTAATCAAGCCGGAGACAAGTGCGGTTCTTCGGCGGATTTGTGCATTCTTCGCCGCGCGGGGCGCACGTATCATGCTGCCGCGGGCGCGTGCGGCAGAGTTCGGTATGGCGGACTGCGGCGTGGACGGGATCGAGCGGCTTCCGGCAGACGTTGCACTCAGCCTCGGCGGAGATGGAACTCTGCTCGGCATCTGCCGCAGGTATGCCGAGAATCCCGTACCCGTCTGCGGCATCAATATGGGGACGCTTGGCTTCATGGCGGACATCGAGCAGAACGAATTGGAGGAACGGCTCGAGAAACTCTGTATGGGCGACTACCATGTGGAATGGCGCCGTTTTCTTGCAGGCTACGTCACAAAGCCGGATGGTGCGGAGCATTTTTTGGGCCTCGCCATCAACGATATCGTTGTGATGAAGGGAGATCCCGCACGCATTATCTCACTTGGTCTTGTGGTCAACGATACACCGCTTGTCGAGTGCAAGGCGGACGGCTTCATCGTTGCCTCACCGACCGGTTCCACGGCGTACTCACTCTCGGCGGGCGGTCCCATCATGAATCCGATGGTAAAGGGGATCGTACTCACGCCGATCTGTCCGCATACACTCAACATCCGTCCGCTTATCATCCGCGAGGAGGACGCTGTTCACATCCATCTCGTTGACACGCGCCAGAGCATTATTGTGACCCTCGACGGACAGGAGACAACGCCGATTCATCCAGACGACACTGTCACCGTCAAATGCTCGGATGTGCGCGCGGGCATTGTCAAATTTGAGGACAAGGACTACTATCAGATTCTGCGTACGAAACTTTGGAAAAACTGCTAG
- a CDS encoding peptidase U32 family protein: protein MKKRPELLAPAGTMEKLHMALAYGADAAYLGGAQFGLRAFGGNFTNEEIRAAVQMAHRAGKKIYVTVNVFPHNNDLISLPDYLRFLAEVQADAVLVADLGVFMLVREAAPTLPVHISTQANNVNWRTVRAWQELGAERVVLARELTREEIREIRQHTDVDLELFVHGAMCISYSGRCLLSSYFTGRDANRGSCAQSCRWKYALVEEARPGEYYPIAEDERGTYIMNSKDLCLLPYLDEVVDVGIDSLKIEGRMKSVHYVASVVKAYRMALDACLSDVPYEVQPEWLEELEKVSHRAYTTGFFFGKTTAADQIYGSSSYEQSSDFVGLVRSYDEATQLATVEQRNHMKLGQEIEVFQPEGALFRQELAEMWDADGEPIAAAPHPQQIVRIRMERPAAPNSILRRDVPMKKEEVQ from the coding sequence ATGAAAAAAAGACCGGAACTGCTGGCACCGGCGGGAACGATGGAAAAGCTGCACATGGCGCTCGCCTACGGCGCGGATGCGGCGTATCTCGGCGGCGCACAGTTCGGACTGCGTGCATTCGGCGGCAACTTCACAAACGAGGAAATACGGGCAGCAGTGCAGATGGCACACAGAGCGGGGAAGAAGATCTATGTGACGGTCAATGTCTTTCCGCACAACAACGATCTCATATCCCTGCCGGACTATCTGCGCTTTCTTGCCGAAGTACAGGCAGATGCCGTACTCGTCGCCGACCTCGGCGTATTCATGCTCGTGCGTGAAGCGGCGCCCACACTGCCCGTGCACATCAGTACACAGGCAAATAATGTAAACTGGCGCACGGTACGCGCATGGCAGGAGCTTGGGGCGGAGCGCGTTGTCCTCGCGCGTGAACTCACGCGTGAGGAGATACGGGAGATCCGTCAGCACACGGATGTGGACTTGGAACTCTTCGTACATGGGGCAATGTGTATCTCCTACTCGGGGCGCTGTCTCCTCAGCAGCTATTTTACAGGACGTGATGCGAACCGCGGCAGCTGTGCCCAGTCCTGCCGCTGGAAATATGCACTCGTAGAGGAGGCTCGTCCCGGAGAATACTATCCCATCGCAGAGGATGAGCGCGGGACGTACATCATGAACTCAAAGGATCTCTGTCTCCTGCCGTATCTGGACGAGGTTGTGGATGTCGGCATCGACAGTTTAAAGATCGAGGGACGCATGAAGAGCGTCCACTATGTTGCAAGTGTGGTCAAAGCATATCGGATGGCTCTGGATGCCTGCCTCTCGGATGTGCCCTATGAGGTGCAGCCGGAGTGGCTGGAAGAGCTCGAAAAGGTCTCGCACCGTGCCTATACGACGGGCTTTTTCTTTGGGAAGACAACAGCAGCAGATCAGATCTACGGCTCGTCTTCCTATGAACAGAGCTCGGATTTTGTCGGACTTGTGCGCTCCTACGACGAGGCAACACAGCTTGCCACGGTGGAGCAGCGCAATCATATGAAACTGGGACAGGAGATCGAAGTATTCCAACCCGAGGGAGCGCTGTTCCGTCAGGAGCTTGCGGAGATGTGGGATGCGGACGGAGAACCGATCGCAGCAGCGCCGCATCCGCAGCAGATCGTCCGCATACGGATGGAGCGTCCGGCTGCGCCAAACAGTATTTTGCGCCGCGATGTTCCGATGAAAAAGGAGGAAGTGCAATGA
- a CDS encoding M24 family metallopeptidase, whose translation MNTRIARLREVLREKIVDAVLITKEENVCYFSGFRGDSTALLVTQERLLLVTDSRYTEQAAAEAPLYEIVEQRDGLDRKIAELAAEIGVVALGFEGAALVYERYEKLKELLGEISFDTSLTLDVLRWVKDADEIMRIRRACRIVDESFAHIIGFIQPGMTEREVAAELEHRMRTLGSERPAFQTIIASGVRGSLPHGVASDKIIARGELVTMDFGAVWEGYCSDITRTICVGRADTRQRELYAAVLAAQQRALAAICPGVTGAEVDRIARDALAEKALDQYFGHGLGHSLGLEIHEEPRLSKAGKALLQPNMLITDEPGIYIPEWGGIRIEDTVLITADGAEPLTCAPKEFIEICI comes from the coding sequence ATGAATACGCGTATTGCACGACTGCGGGAAGTTCTTAGAGAGAAAATTGTGGATGCCGTCCTGATTACGAAGGAGGAGAATGTCTGCTATTTCAGTGGATTTCGCGGGGATTCGACCGCGCTTCTTGTAACGCAGGAGCGTCTCCTGCTCGTGACGGACAGCCGCTATACAGAGCAGGCAGCGGCGGAAGCCCCCCTCTATGAGATTGTGGAGCAAAGAGATGGGCTCGATCGGAAGATTGCAGAGCTTGCTGCAGAGATCGGCGTTGTTGCGCTTGGCTTTGAGGGCGCGGCGCTTGTCTATGAGCGATATGAAAAGCTGAAGGAGCTCCTCGGGGAGATCTCCTTTGACACTTCGCTGACGCTTGATGTGCTGCGGTGGGTGAAGGATGCGGATGAGATCATGCGCATTCGCCGCGCGTGCAGGATTGTGGACGAGAGCTTCGCTCATATCATAGGTTTTATTCAGCCGGGGATGACGGAACGCGAGGTCGCGGCAGAGCTCGAGCATCGCATGCGCACCCTCGGTTCGGAGCGCCCTGCGTTCCAGACGATCATCGCTTCGGGCGTGCGCGGCAGTCTGCCGCACGGCGTGGCGAGCGATAAGATAATTGCACGCGGAGAACTCGTGACAATGGATTTCGGCGCGGTCTGGGAAGGCTACTGTTCAGACATCACGCGCACCATCTGTGTTGGGCGGGCAGATACACGTCAGCGGGAACTCTATGCTGCTGTGCTCGCGGCTCAGCAGCGCGCGTTGGCTGCGATTTGTCCGGGGGTGACGGGCGCTGAGGTTGACCGCATTGCACGGGATGCACTTGCGGAGAAGGCTCTTGACCAATATTTCGGACATGGACTCGGGCACAGTCTCGGCCTTGAGATCCACGAGGAGCCGCGCCTTTCGAAGGCAGGAAAAGCCCTTTTGCAGCCAAACATGCTGATTACGGATGAGCCGGGGATATACATTCCCGAATGGGGCGGCATCCGTATCGAGGATACGGTGCTGATCACCGCAGACGGTGCGGAGCCGCTGACGTGCGCACCAAAAGAATTTATTGAAATCTGCATATAA
- a CDS encoding TlyA family RNA methyltransferase, with translation MKKERLDVLLVEQGFAPSRERAKRLIMAGQVLVDEQRIDKAGTTIPADAALRVVGEDLPYVSRGGLKLEKGMAVFGAVLADKTAADIGASTGGFTDCMLQNGAAKVFAIDVGYGQLDWKLRTDARVVNMERTNIRNVTSEMLGQMLDFASIDVAFISLDKVLPVVRTLLAEDGALIALIKPQFEAGKGRVGKNGVVRDPAVHEDVIRTVLTVAEEQGFFPAGLTFSPVKGPKGNIEYLLYLKVQGEGQEPFDAASVHEIVTEAHRTLDG, from the coding sequence TTGAAGAAAGAGCGTTTGGATGTGCTGCTCGTGGAACAGGGATTTGCACCCAGTCGGGAGCGTGCGAAGCGGCTCATCATGGCAGGGCAGGTGCTCGTCGATGAGCAGCGGATCGATAAGGCGGGCACAACGATTCCTGCGGATGCCGCATTGCGCGTTGTCGGTGAGGATCTGCCCTATGTCAGCCGCGGCGGGTTGAAACTCGAAAAGGGGATGGCGGTATTCGGTGCCGTCCTCGCGGATAAGACAGCGGCGGACATCGGTGCCTCTACGGGCGGCTTTACGGACTGTATGCTCCAGAACGGTGCGGCGAAGGTATTTGCGATTGACGTCGGGTACGGGCAGCTCGATTGGAAGCTGCGCACGGACGCGCGTGTCGTCAACATGGAGCGCACGAATATCCGCAATGTCACGTCGGAGATGTTGGGTCAGATGCTCGATTTTGCTTCGATTGACGTGGCATTTATCTCACTCGACAAGGTGCTGCCCGTGGTTCGAACATTGCTCGCAGAAGACGGCGCGTTGATCGCGCTCATTAAGCCGCAGTTTGAGGCGGGGAAAGGGCGCGTCGGCAAGAACGGCGTTGTCCGTGATCCCGCCGTGCATGAGGATGTGATTCGCACAGTCCTTACCGTGGCAGAGGAGCAGGGCTTTTTCCCTGCAGGATTGACGTTTTCCCCCGTGAAGGGACCCAAGGGGAATATTGAATACCTCCTGTATCTGAAAGTACAGGGGGAGGGGCAAGAGCCGTTCGATGCGGCTTCCGTGCATGAAATTGTGACAGAGGCACATCGCACGTTGGATGGATGA
- the amaP gene encoding alkaline shock response membrane anchor protein AmaP, producing MGIINRLLLLPYTLVAMALAVVVLAAALRIVPESVWLNELRYALSRQELLAVCGVFFLVSLKFFFAVFSRTSSPVRTSGEFMVVDTPAGAVQVAVPAVRGIVERAALSMQGVRTAAAVISVHDAPKDSPATPMQVELKVTLAEHTGVNAVSEELTAKVRQELHDVLGIPEVPVMLRVTEIANTGTSSKRTLS from the coding sequence ATGGGAATTATAAATCGTCTGCTGCTCCTGCCCTATACGCTCGTTGCGATGGCACTTGCCGTTGTCGTTCTTGCCGCGGCACTTCGCATTGTGCCGGAGAGCGTCTGGCTGAATGAGCTGCGCTATGCATTATCCCGTCAGGAACTCTTGGCGGTGTGCGGGGTATTCTTCCTCGTCAGTCTCAAGTTCTTCTTTGCGGTTTTTTCCAGAACATCAAGTCCCGTACGAACAAGCGGTGAATTCATGGTGGTCGATACGCCCGCGGGAGCCGTTCAGGTGGCTGTGCCCGCTGTGCGCGGCATCGTGGAGCGTGCGGCGCTCTCTATGCAGGGCGTTCGGACGGCAGCTGCCGTGATCTCTGTGCATGATGCACCAAAGGACTCGCCTGCGACACCCATGCAGGTGGAGCTGAAGGTCACGCTTGCAGAACACACGGGGGTGAATGCGGTGTCGGAGGAGCTGACGGCGAAGGTGCGTCAGGAACTGCACGATGTGCTCGGCATTCCGGAGGTGCCTGTGATGCTCCGCGTGACGGAGATTGCCAACACCGGAACTTCGTCGAAGCGCACGCTATCTTAG
- the xseA gene encoding exodeoxyribonuclease VII large subunit — protein MTVHSVSDVTRYIKGMFESETILTDILIRGEVSNFKRYPSGHCYFTLKDAGASMKCVMFNGYARNLRFTPENGMQVIAGGSVSVYERDGAYQLYVNSLMPEGAGALALAFEQLKEKLFAEGLFDETHKQPLPRFPRRIGIVTSAAGAVLRDIHKVAKRRWPGIQLILHPVLVQGTEAAEQIAAAIRFFNEKYPVDVLIVGRGGGSAEDLWAFNEEPVVRAIYASRIPVISAVGHETDTTLADFVSDRRAATPSQAAEFAVPDAAELQQHAAGLRTRLLAGRRRQMEWCMERLKGLTERSWRRNPTLLLAAAVQRTDRVTERLHRSAKDARTNARHRLELVLKRLELLNPVQILYRGFSVVEKDGQTVSRSKALSVGDHLNITFADGKVSAVVEAKEKQHGA, from the coding sequence ATGACCGTTCACTCTGTCAGTGATGTCACGCGTTATATCAAGGGGATGTTCGAGAGCGAGACCATCCTCACGGACATCCTCATTCGCGGTGAAGTGTCCAATTTCAAACGCTATCCCTCGGGGCATTGTTACTTCACACTGAAGGATGCGGGTGCGAGCATGAAATGTGTCATGTTCAACGGCTATGCACGTAATCTGCGCTTCACACCGGAGAATGGAATGCAGGTCATCGCGGGCGGCAGTGTGTCCGTGTACGAACGTGACGGAGCCTACCAGCTCTACGTGAATTCGCTGATGCCGGAGGGCGCAGGGGCACTCGCGCTTGCCTTTGAGCAGCTCAAGGAAAAGCTGTTCGCTGAGGGGCTTTTTGATGAGACGCATAAGCAGCCTCTGCCGCGATTCCCGCGCCGGATTGGGATTGTCACGTCAGCTGCCGGTGCTGTGCTGCGCGATATTCACAAGGTTGCGAAGCGGCGCTGGCCGGGCATCCAACTGATACTCCATCCAGTTCTCGTGCAGGGAACGGAGGCAGCGGAGCAGATTGCAGCGGCGATTCGCTTCTTCAACGAGAAATATCCCGTGGATGTGCTCATTGTCGGGCGCGGCGGCGGCTCGGCGGAGGATCTGTGGGCATTCAACGAGGAACCGGTTGTGCGTGCGATCTATGCATCGCGGATTCCCGTGATCTCTGCTGTCGGACACGAGACGGATACAACGCTCGCGGATTTTGTCAGTGACCGCCGGGCAGCAACGCCGTCTCAGGCAGCGGAGTTCGCTGTGCCGGATGCTGCCGAGCTGCAGCAGCATGCAGCGGGGCTGCGTACGCGTCTCCTTGCGGGACGCAGGCGTCAGATGGAGTGGTGTATGGAGCGGCTGAAGGGGCTGACGGAGCGCTCGTGGCGCAGGAATCCGACGCTCCTGCTTGCCGCTGCCGTGCAGCGTACGGATCGCGTGACGGAGCGCCTGCATCGTTCGGCAAAGGACGCACGTACAAATGCGCGGCACCGCCTCGAACTCGTGCTGAAGCGGCTCGAACTTCTGAACCCCGTACAGATTCTCTATCGCGGGTTCAGCGTTGTGGAGAAGGACGGGCAGACAGTGAGCCGCTCGAAGGCTCTGTCGGTCGGAGATCATCTGAATATTACATTTGCGGATGGGAAAGTATCTGCCGTTGTGGAAGCGAAGGAGAAGCAGCATGGCGCGTAA
- the xseB gene encoding exodeoxyribonuclease VII small subunit: MARKKEMTFEEAIGALEQIVAEIETGELPLADLMAKYSEGIQLSDFCMKSLKRAEETMDLLVKETADGVSEEKLQIGG; encoded by the coding sequence ATGGCGCGTAAAAAGGAAATGACATTCGAGGAGGCAATCGGAGCATTGGAGCAGATTGTCGCGGAGATTGAGACGGGGGAGCTGCCGCTTGCGGATCTCATGGCAAAGTATTCGGAGGGGATCCAACTGTCTGACTTCTGTATGAAGTCGCTCAAACGTGCCGAGGAGACAATGGATCTTCTCGTAAAGGAAACAGCGGACGGTGTTTCAGAAGAAAAGCTGCAGATCGGAGGCTGA
- the efp gene encoding elongation factor P, translating to MINSTDFRTGLTIEYDGGVWQIVDFQHVKPGKGAAFVRTKIKNVETGAVVERTFNPNEKMPAAHLETHTMQYLYEADGVYTFMNTETYEQTELSREQLGDALNYLMENMEVAVQQFKGRIIGIQLPNSVSLKVIECEPSVKGNTATGATKMAKVETGYEVRVPLFINEGDVLRIDTRTGNYIERG from the coding sequence ATGATTAACAGCACCGATTTCCGCACTGGCCTTACCATTGAATACGATGGGGGGGTCTGGCAGATTGTCGATTTCCAGCACGTGAAACCGGGAAAGGGTGCAGCGTTCGTCCGTACCAAGATCAAGAACGTCGAGACCGGCGCTGTGGTTGAGCGTACGTTCAACCCGAATGAGAAGATGCCTGCCGCACATCTCGAGACGCATACGATGCAGTACCTCTATGAGGCAGACGGCGTCTATACGTTCATGAATACGGAGACCTACGAGCAGACCGAGCTCTCGCGTGAGCAGCTCGGTGATGCACTGAACTACCTCATGGAGAACATGGAGGTTGCGGTGCAGCAGTTCAAGGGGCGCATCATCGGCATTCAGCTGCCGAACTCGGTCAGCCTGAAGGTCATCGAGTGCGAGCCGAGCGTCAAGGGAAACACGGCGACGGGCGCAACGAAGATGGCAAAGGTTGAGACCGGCTACGAGGTTCGCGTACCTCTCTTCATCAATGAGGGCGATGTGCTCCGCATTGATACGCGTACGGGCAACTATATCGAGCGCGGCTAA
- the mltG gene encoding endolytic transglycosylase MltG yields MKESLQGILDFLNNDGLRKAMEAVYRGKGTPLQKKIVFGIPALAAALVLMIVFVIIPLSESPAYTGEKGIPVYFTVRPGMSVSEIGKELHARGVIDSETKFWWTAKLNGFENKVKSGTFALQTGMTPRDALEMLVYGNTVTIRFTIPEGFSVRDIAERLESEGLVKANDFIALAKSYRPYPYVEEHENVRYAAEGFLFPDTYEINGEFDAARIMEMMAENFDRRLTKEMRDRAKEMNLSIYELVTLASLVEKEAYHDEDRPIIAQIFLKRLRLGMPLQADPTVQYLLNEPKEDLLFSDTEIASPYNTYQNVGLPPGPIASPGTASLMAVLHPAATNYLYFVADRNGNNYYATNYADHLALVDQVR; encoded by the coding sequence TTGAAGGAGTCATTGCAGGGGATATTGGACTTCTTGAACAACGACGGCTTGCGCAAGGCAATGGAGGCGGTCTATCGCGGGAAGGGGACGCCGCTCCAGAAGAAGATTGTGTTTGGGATTCCGGCGCTGGCTGCTGCGCTCGTCCTGATGATCGTGTTTGTCATCATTCCGTTGTCGGAGTCCCCCGCATATACGGGGGAGAAGGGGATTCCAGTCTACTTTACGGTGCGTCCGGGCATGAGTGTGAGTGAGATCGGGAAGGAACTGCACGCGCGCGGCGTCATTGACAGCGAGACGAAGTTCTGGTGGACGGCGAAGCTGAACGGCTTTGAGAATAAGGTCAAGAGCGGCACGTTTGCTCTGCAGACGGGAATGACCCCGCGTGATGCCCTAGAGATGCTGGTCTATGGCAATACAGTCACAATCCGCTTTACGATCCCCGAGGGGTTCAGTGTGCGTGATATTGCCGAGCGGCTTGAATCCGAGGGACTTGTCAAGGCGAATGACTTTATCGCGCTTGCCAAGTCCTACCGCCCCTATCCTTACGTCGAGGAGCATGAAAATGTGCGCTATGCGGCAGAGGGATTCCTCTTTCCCGATACCTATGAGATCAACGGGGAGTTCGATGCCGCACGCATCATGGAGATGATGGCGGAGAACTTTGACCGCCGTTTGACGAAGGAGATGCGTGATCGTGCCAAGGAGATGAACCTCTCGATCTACGAACTCGTGACACTTGCCTCGTTGGTTGAGAAGGAGGCATACCACGATGAGGATCGTCCGATCATTGCACAGATTTTCTTGAAGCGTCTGCGTCTCGGCATGCCTCTGCAGGCGGATCCGACGGTGCAGTATCTGCTGAATGAGCCGAAAGAAGATCTGCTCTTCAGCGACACGGAGATTGCGTCGCCGTACAATACCTATCAAAATGTCGGGCTGCCGCCGGGACCAATTGCAAGCCCGGGGACAGCGTCGCTGATGGCGGTGCTTCACCCGGCGGCAACAAATTATTTGTACTTCGTTGCCGATCGGAACGGGAACAACTACTATGCGACGAATTATGCGGATCACCTTGCACTGGTCGATCAGGTGCGCTGA